A single genomic interval of Terriglobus albidus harbors:
- a CDS encoding SDR family NAD(P)-dependent oxidoreductase produces MSTNTVPLSLLGKVALITGGSRGIGAATVRMFRQAGAQVVFNYRAAATRATQLVEECGADDTCPVQQELGTVEDGRALVEAAVRAFGRLDILVANHGIWPPHDQPIGSMTDEQWRTTIGVNLDSIFGLVSAATAQMQTQRPDAHGTRGHIVLVASTAAQRGEAFHADYAASKGALLSLTKSLSSELAPQGILANCVAPGWVQTEMSAEALNGPSASKYLATIPLGRAAHPEEIAGPILFLCTPLAGFVSGEIFNVNGGAVLVG; encoded by the coding sequence ATGTCCACAAACACCGTCCCCCTCTCCCTCTTAGGCAAAGTCGCTCTCATCACCGGCGGCTCCCGTGGCATCGGCGCGGCCACTGTCCGCATGTTTCGTCAGGCCGGCGCCCAGGTCGTCTTCAACTACCGTGCCGCCGCCACTCGCGCCACACAACTCGTCGAAGAGTGCGGGGCCGACGATACCTGTCCCGTGCAGCAGGAGCTCGGCACCGTCGAGGACGGTCGCGCCCTGGTCGAGGCGGCGGTCCGCGCCTTTGGCCGGCTCGACATTCTTGTCGCCAACCACGGCATCTGGCCACCACACGACCAGCCCATCGGCTCTATGACCGACGAACAGTGGCGCACCACTATCGGCGTTAACCTCGACTCCATCTTCGGCCTGGTCTCTGCCGCCACAGCACAGATGCAGACCCAGCGGCCTGATGCTCATGGAACCCGCGGGCATATCGTTCTTGTTGCTTCCACAGCGGCACAACGAGGCGAGGCCTTCCACGCCGACTATGCCGCCAGCAAAGGTGCACTGCTTTCGCTGACCAAGAGCCTTTCCTCGGAGCTCGCCCCTCAGGGCATTCTGGCCAACTGCGTTGCCCCGGGGTGGGTGCAAACCGAGATGAGCGCTGAAGCCCTGAACGGCCCTTCCGCGTCCAAGTATTTGGCGACCATTCCCCTGGGCCGTGCCGCACACCCGGAGGAGATCGCCGGTCCGATCCTGTTTCTCTGCACGCCGCTGGCCGGTTTCGTCTCCGGCGAAATCTTCAACGTCAACGGCGGCGCGGTACTTGTCGGTTAA
- the fabZ gene encoding 3-hydroxyacyl-ACP dehydratase FabZ, with translation MDTVATPEAQAVATAKRTMDINEVMSFLPHRYPFLLIDRVLDLQTRERILCLKNVTRNEEFFQGHFPGQPMMPGVLMVEAMAQAGCILMLSEFEDHRDRLMVFTGIDAAKFRRPVTPGDQLHIEAKVLNWRSRAVKMQGTVHVDGKLVCEAVITSQMISRNKKQEGAE, from the coding sequence ATGGACACCGTAGCCACCCCGGAAGCGCAGGCCGTTGCCACAGCGAAGCGCACTATGGATATCAACGAAGTGATGTCCTTCCTGCCGCATCGCTATCCCTTCCTGCTGATCGATCGCGTACTCGACCTTCAGACGCGCGAGCGCATCCTTTGCCTGAAGAACGTCACCCGCAACGAAGAGTTCTTCCAGGGCCACTTCCCTGGCCAGCCCATGATGCCCGGCGTGCTGATGGTAGAAGCCATGGCGCAGGCAGGCTGCATCCTGATGCTGAGCGAGTTCGAGGACCACCGCGATAGGCTTATGGTCTTCACCGGCATCGATGCCGCCAAGTTCCGCCGCCCTGTCACTCCCGGCGACCAGCTTCACATCGAAGCCAAGGTACTGAACTGGCGCAGCCGCGCCGTGAAGATGCAGGGCACTGTGCACGTCGATGGCAAGCTGGTCTGCGAAGCCGTCATTACCTCGCAGATGATCTCCCGCAACAAGAAGCAAGAGGGCGCGGAGTGA
- the lpxA gene encoding acyl-ACP--UDP-N-acetylglucosamine O-acyltransferase, with protein MSVHPTAIVAEGAVVPASCTVGPYSTIGPNVVLGEDCTLVSHVVLDGHTTIGSGNRISPFACIGVPPQDLKYRGEATQVIIGDNNDIRESVNVSRGTAGGGGVTRIGSNNLFMCFAHIGHDSHIGDHCIFANNATLAGHVVVEDFATVGAFSAVHQFCAVGKYAYIGGGTMATQDVMPYSLTSATRENHAYSINKVGLERRGFTPEEIKELRAAYRLIVGSKLNMSDALASIREKVVAGEFGDKVAYLAEFIGRSHRGVIR; from the coding sequence GTGAGTGTCCATCCCACGGCGATCGTCGCCGAAGGCGCCGTTGTTCCAGCAAGCTGCACTGTAGGTCCTTATTCCACCATCGGTCCGAATGTGGTTCTCGGCGAGGACTGCACCCTGGTCTCCCATGTCGTTCTGGACGGCCACACGACCATCGGCTCCGGCAATCGCATCTCCCCCTTCGCCTGCATCGGCGTTCCTCCGCAGGACCTCAAATACCGGGGCGAAGCGACCCAGGTCATCATCGGCGACAACAACGACATCCGCGAGAGCGTGAATGTCTCCCGTGGCACTGCAGGTGGCGGCGGCGTGACCCGTATCGGCTCCAACAACCTGTTCATGTGCTTCGCGCACATCGGGCATGACTCCCATATCGGTGACCACTGCATCTTTGCCAACAACGCCACGCTCGCAGGCCATGTTGTCGTGGAAGACTTCGCCACCGTCGGCGCCTTCAGCGCCGTGCATCAGTTCTGCGCCGTAGGCAAATACGCCTATATCGGCGGCGGCACCATGGCGACGCAGGACGTAATGCCCTACTCGCTGACCAGCGCGACCCGCGAAAACCATGCCTACTCCATCAACAAGGTGGGTCTCGAGCGCCGTGGATTTACTCCCGAGGAGATCAAAGAGCTCCGTGCCGCCTATCGGCTGATCGTCGGCTCCAAGCTGAATATGAGCGATGCCCTCGCGTCGATCCGCGAGAAGGTAGTTGCGGGCGAGTTCGGTGACAAGGTTGCCTACCTGGCGGAGTTCATCGGCCGCAGCCACCGTGGAGTCATTCGGTGA
- a CDS encoding LpxI family protein, whose translation MSESGNGKLGLIAGNGRFPFLLLEAARSHGLTVVVAAIKEETDLEINDLAALDPGVRVHWLSLGELSKLIETFQEEGVSRAVMAGQVKHKQIFSSIRPDWRLAKLLLNLRTRNTDMLLGAVAKVLSDEGIELISSTAYLEPLLAKPGVLTSRHPDEQELADIEYGRKVALGIAGFDLGQTVVVAAQACVAIEAMEGTDATIARAGEIFRTLEAESSTLARRLTVIKVAKPRQDMRFDVPVIGLKTIQTMIAAGATCLSIEAGRTLVFDQIAIVAAANAANITISVTSV comes from the coding sequence GTGAGCGAGAGCGGCAACGGAAAACTTGGCTTGATCGCGGGGAACGGAAGGTTCCCCTTTCTCTTGCTCGAAGCCGCGCGTTCGCACGGCCTGACCGTTGTTGTGGCTGCAATCAAGGAAGAGACCGACCTCGAAATAAACGATCTCGCCGCCCTGGACCCCGGTGTGCGCGTGCATTGGCTCTCGCTCGGCGAGCTCTCGAAGCTGATCGAGACCTTCCAGGAAGAGGGTGTCTCCCGTGCAGTGATGGCTGGACAGGTGAAGCACAAGCAGATCTTCTCTTCCATCCGGCCGGACTGGCGCCTGGCCAAGCTGCTGCTGAATCTGCGCACCCGCAACACCGACATGCTTCTGGGCGCCGTGGCTAAGGTGCTGAGCGACGAAGGCATCGAGCTGATCTCCTCCACCGCCTACCTCGAACCGCTGCTTGCCAAACCGGGCGTGCTCACCAGCCGTCACCCCGATGAGCAGGAGCTTGCCGATATCGAGTACGGCAGGAAGGTTGCTCTGGGCATCGCAGGCTTCGATCTCGGTCAGACGGTCGTCGTCGCCGCCCAGGCATGCGTAGCAATTGAGGCTATGGAAGGTACGGATGCAACCATTGCCCGGGCCGGGGAGATTTTTCGTACGCTCGAGGCTGAGTCTTCTACGCTGGCCCGCCGTCTAACAGTCATCAAGGTAGCCAAGCCCCGTCAGGACATGCGCTTCGACGTGCCTGTGATCGGCCTGAAGACCATTCAGACCATGATCGCGGCGGGAGCAACATGTCTTTCCATCGAGGCAGGGCGCACCCTGGTATTCGATCAGATCGCGATTGTTGCCGCGGCCAACGCCGCGAACATTACCATTTCGGTGACATCCGTCTGA
- a CDS encoding peroxiredoxin, with protein sequence MRKGLFAAVVIAGLALSGTFALKAKAAGDYLPVGSKAPDFSAISQEDKAVHLSDYKGKWVVLYFYPKDQTTGCTIEAHNFQRDIKKYEAAKAVVLGVSLDTVESHKTWCSKDTFDFKLLADPDHKVIDAYNVPISERGTMKFAARTTYLIDPKGKVVKVWEVKDIPNHSEQVLAEIAAAHN encoded by the coding sequence ATGCGTAAAGGTTTGTTTGCCGCAGTCGTCATCGCAGGTCTCGCCCTGTCCGGAACCTTCGCTCTGAAGGCAAAGGCCGCAGGCGATTACCTTCCGGTCGGCTCGAAGGCGCCGGACTTCTCAGCCATCTCGCAGGAAGACAAAGCTGTCCACCTGAGCGATTACAAGGGCAAGTGGGTCGTCCTGTACTTCTACCCCAAGGATCAGACCACGGGCTGCACGATTGAGGCCCACAACTTCCAGCGCGACATCAAGAAGTACGAAGCCGCCAAGGCAGTCGTTTTGGGTGTAAGCCTCGACACCGTGGAAAGCCACAAGACCTGGTGCAGCAAAGACACCTTCGACTTCAAGCTCCTCGCCGACCCGGATCACAAGGTCATCGATGCCTATAACGTCCCCATCTCCGAGCGCGGCACCATGAAGTTTGCCGCCCGCACCACCTACCTGATCGATCCCAAGGGCAAGGTGGTCAAGGTGTGGGAGGTGAAAGACATCCCCAACCACTCCGAACAGGTACTGGCCGAGATCGCCGCAGCACACAACTAG